The Bernardetia litoralis DSM 6794 genome includes a window with the following:
- a CDS encoding L,D-transpeptidase family protein: protein MKKYYFIPSILLVVFCVSFVTYKKYQDFVSEQKKYKKVRTAYSEKESYLTKKLKEKNLSLQNINILMVAYKNEGEFEVYVKSKTDKAYQKFLTYDICRSSGDLGSKNKEGDYQVPEGFYYINHFNPMSSYFLSLGISYPNQADKKRNPTRATKDLGGAIYLHGSCVTIGCIPITDEYIKEVYVLAVQARTNGQTKIPIYVFPFRFTKENKDYFYPKNKNLVGFWDNIKTGYEKFEKNKQLLSFQINAKGNYIFD, encoded by the coding sequence ATGAAAAAATATTATTTTATTCCTAGTATTCTTCTAGTTGTTTTTTGTGTTTCTTTTGTAACATATAAAAAATATCAAGATTTTGTTTCTGAACAGAAAAAATACAAAAAAGTTCGTACTGCTTATTCAGAGAAAGAAAGTTATCTCACCAAAAAATTAAAAGAAAAAAATCTTTCTCTTCAAAATATAAATATTTTGATGGTGGCTTACAAAAATGAAGGAGAGTTTGAAGTCTATGTTAAGTCAAAAACAGATAAAGCCTATCAAAAATTCTTGACGTATGATATTTGTCGTAGCTCGGGAGATTTGGGTTCAAAAAATAAAGAAGGAGATTATCAAGTTCCTGAAGGATTTTATTATATCAATCATTTTAATCCAATGAGTAGCTATTTTTTATCTTTAGGAATTAGTTATCCTAATCAAGCAGACAAAAAACGCAATCCTACAAGAGCAACAAAAGATTTGGGTGGTGCAATTTATTTACATGGTTCTTGTGTTACGATTGGCTGTATTCCGATTACCGACGAGTATATAAAAGAAGTTTATGTTTTGGCTGTACAAGCACGAACAAATGGACAAACTAAAATTCCTATTTATGTTTTTCCTTTCCGTTTTACAAAAGAAAATAAGGACTATTTTTATCCAAAAAATAAAAATTTGGTAGGATTTTGGGACAATATAAAAACAGGATATGAAAAATTTGAGAAAAATAAACAATTACTATCTTTTCAAATAAATGCAAAAGGAAATTATATTTTTGATTAA
- a CDS encoding SiaB family protein kinase translates to MNLNDYYREMLEGEVIVSYKGAPSQPLFDGILSVADERLAALEQKSKIRKKVYHIMIEALQNVYHHTQGEGVQKSESPETILFVLSKNTTGYEISTGNYIPTSLVATLQAHIERINQSSADEIKQLYREQLHGGEVSVKGGAGLGIIDIARRSGEKLVYAFEDTGDNNSFFSLKVKVSA, encoded by the coding sequence TTGAACCTGAATGATTACTATAGAGAAATGCTGGAAGGCGAAGTAATTGTATCGTATAAAGGAGCTCCATCACAGCCTCTTTTCGATGGGATTTTGAGCGTGGCAGATGAGCGATTAGCTGCCCTTGAACAAAAATCCAAAATTCGAAAAAAGGTCTATCATATTATGATAGAAGCTCTTCAAAACGTATATCATCACACGCAGGGAGAAGGTGTGCAAAAATCTGAAAGCCCAGAAACAATATTATTTGTTCTTTCCAAAAACACCACAGGATATGAAATTTCTACTGGAAATTATATCCCAACTTCTCTTGTCGCTACCTTACAAGCACACATTGAACGCATTAATCAGTCTTCTGCTGATGAAATCAAACAACTATATCGTGAGCAATTACATGGTGGTGAGGTTTCTGTAAAAGGGGGAGCAGGATTAGGAATAATTGACATCGCACGTCGTTCAGGCGAAAAACTCGTCTATGCTTTTGAAGATACAGGCGATAATAATTCTTTTTTTAGTTTGAAAGTAAAAGTTTCGGCTTAA
- a CDS encoding four-helix bundle copper-binding protein — protein MCEWCASQCGKHNHDHCKACAESCHKCAEECRKMAA, from the coding sequence ATTTGTGAATGGTGTGCTAGTCAGTGTGGAAAACACAATCACGACCATTGTAAAGCATGTGCAGAATCTTGTCATAAATGTGCTGAAGAATGTCGTAAAATGGCAGCTTAG
- a CDS encoding helix-turn-helix domain-containing protein, with translation MKENKKDIEKISVNQKEKLNQELQKIGLSLIQSDKKKLINSIKIAIVNQIHYSEHALRINFSEYLSKKLHHEYSYLSRLFSTSENMTIEKYIAFQKIEKAKELLSLKKYRINEITNHLHYKNAPHFSTQFKKITGQTPSQYQKNALQERKMLDSL, from the coding sequence TTGAAAGAAAATAAAAAAGATATTGAGAAAATTTCAGTAAATCAAAAAGAAAAACTAAATCAAGAATTACAAAAAATAGGATTAAGTCTTATTCAATCAGATAAAAAAAAACTTATTAATTCTATCAAAATAGCTATTGTTAATCAAATTCATTATTCTGAACATGCATTGCGAATTAATTTCTCTGAATATTTATCAAAAAAACTCCATCACGAATATTCTTATTTGAGTCGTCTTTTTTCTACTTCTGAAAATATGACTATCGAAAAATACATCGCTTTCCAAAAAATAGAAAAAGCAAAAGAACTGTTATCTCTCAAAAAATATAGAATAAATGAAATAACAAATCATTTACATTACAAAAATGCTCCTCATTTTTCTACACAGTTCAAAAAAATAACTGGACAAACTCCTTCTCAATATCAAAAAAATGCTTTGCAAGAGCGCAAAATGTTAGATTCTTTGTAA
- a CDS encoding RidA family protein, translating to MSRIVFTENAPAPIGPYSQAVWNGNTLFVSGQIAMDAKSGKIIGQDGESIEDETHKVMHNMGQILEAAELSYYNIVKCSIFVKDMNDFQAINTAYGEYFKENPPARETVEVSRLPKDVRVEISCVAAKE from the coding sequence ATGTCAAGAATAGTATTTACAGAAAATGCTCCTGCTCCTATTGGACCTTATAGTCAAGCTGTTTGGAATGGCAATACGCTTTTTGTTTCTGGACAAATTGCAATGGATGCAAAAAGTGGAAAAATTATAGGTCAAGATGGAGAAAGTATAGAAGACGAAACTCATAAAGTGATGCACAATATGGGGCAAATATTAGAAGCTGCTGAATTGTCTTATTATAATATTGTCAAATGCAGTATTTTTGTAAAAGATATGAATGATTTTCAAGCCATAAATACAGCCTATGGCGAATATTTCAAAGAAAATCCTCCTGCTAGAGAAACAGTAGAAGTATCTCGTTTGCCAAAAGATGTGCGTGTAGAAATTTCTTGTGTAGCTGCAAAGGAATAA
- a CDS encoding CvfB family protein, whose product MPIKNIQIGQYNTLTILRTSPNGVYVGSSLLDEVLLPQKYVPETAKEGDQIEVFVYTDTQDRPVAVIEKPLAVVGEIAALKVVDITRIGFFLDWGLVEKDLFLPHDEVPKGNKEARETQEPIRIGDYMFVKLVLDHKTDRVIGLGKLGNFVEREEIDLQEDEEVIAIIGQDTEIGYRCIVEKEGIYYYGMLYHNEIFGEERLHGQKRTAYIKKVREDGRIDLRLRKDGFDGIADQSSIIMELLEKNNGFLPISDKSTPEEISMYFNMSKKTFKKLIGNLYRERKISIDKKGIQKVVK is encoded by the coding sequence ATGCCAATCAAAAATATACAAATCGGTCAATATAATACACTTACCATTTTACGCACCTCTCCCAATGGTGTCTATGTAGGGAGTTCACTTTTAGATGAGGTGCTTTTGCCTCAAAAATATGTTCCAGAAACAGCAAAAGAAGGCGACCAAATAGAAGTTTTTGTTTATACAGATACACAAGACCGTCCTGTTGCAGTCATAGAAAAACCTTTGGCAGTTGTTGGAGAAATTGCAGCTTTGAAGGTCGTTGATATTACAAGAATTGGATTTTTTTTGGATTGGGGACTTGTTGAAAAAGATTTATTTCTGCCTCATGACGAAGTACCAAAAGGCAATAAAGAAGCACGAGAAACACAAGAACCAATACGAATAGGAGATTATATGTTCGTAAAACTTGTACTAGACCACAAAACAGACCGTGTAATCGGTTTAGGAAAATTAGGAAATTTTGTTGAGCGAGAAGAAATTGACTTACAAGAAGACGAAGAAGTAATAGCTATTATTGGTCAGGATACAGAAATTGGCTATCGTTGTATCGTAGAAAAAGAAGGTATTTATTATTATGGAATGCTCTATCACAATGAAATTTTTGGAGAAGAGCGTTTACATGGACAAAAACGAACTGCTTACATCAAAAAAGTACGTGAAGATGGACGTATTGATTTAAGATTGCGAAAAGATGGTTTTGATGGAATAGCTGACCAAAGCAGTATTATTATGGAATTATTGGAGAAGAATAATGGATTTTTACCTATTTCTGATAAAAGCACTCCTGAAGAAATTTCGATGTATTTTAATATGAGTAAAAAAACCTTCAAAAAACTAATTGGTAATCTTTATAGAGAACGAAAAATTAGTATTGATAAAAAAGGAATTCAGAAAGTGGTGAAATAA
- a CDS encoding acetyl-CoA C-acyltransferase: MTLKEVYLVSTVRTPIGSFNGSLAAVAATQLGATAIKGALQKINLDPKEVEEVYMGNVISANLGQAPARQAAVLAGLPYSVQCTTVNKVCASGMKAMMFAAQSIMLGHSDVVVAGGMESMSNIPFYLDKARFDGYGYGNGTLIDGLVRDGLADAYDNSAMGVCADKTAEKYEFTREMQDAFAIESYTRSKNATEAGRFKNEIVAVEVPQRRGDAIIVNEDEEYKKVKFDKIPNLRAVFTPNGTVTAANASTINDGASAAILMSGEKVKELGLTPIARIVDFADAEQEPQWFTTAPTIAAPKALKRAGLTKNDIDFFEVNEAFSAVTMAFNKELEIDPKIVNVNGGAVSLGHPLGCSGARIVTTLSNVLSQNNGKYGLAAICNGGGGASAIIIENLSK; the protein is encoded by the coding sequence ATGACACTTAAAGAAGTTTATTTAGTTTCGACAGTTCGTACTCCGATTGGTAGTTTTAATGGTTCTTTGGCAGCAGTTGCAGCTACTCAGCTTGGCGCAACAGCAATAAAAGGAGCATTACAAAAGATTAATCTTGACCCAAAAGAAGTAGAAGAAGTATATATGGGGAATGTAATTTCTGCAAACCTTGGACAAGCACCTGCCCGTCAGGCTGCTGTTTTGGCTGGACTTCCTTATTCGGTTCAGTGTACAACTGTCAATAAAGTGTGTGCTTCGGGTATGAAAGCGATGATGTTTGCTGCTCAAAGTATTATGTTAGGGCATTCGGATGTAGTCGTTGCTGGAGGAATGGAAAGTATGTCAAATATTCCTTTCTATTTAGATAAAGCTCGTTTTGATGGATATGGTTACGGAAACGGAACTCTTATCGACGGTCTTGTACGTGATGGCTTGGCTGATGCATATGATAATTCTGCAATGGGTGTATGTGCCGACAAAACAGCAGAAAAATATGAGTTTACTCGTGAAATGCAAGATGCTTTTGCAATAGAATCTTATACTCGCTCAAAAAATGCAACTGAAGCAGGTAGATTTAAAAATGAAATTGTGGCAGTAGAAGTACCACAACGTAGAGGAGATGCAATAATAGTAAATGAAGATGAAGAGTACAAAAAAGTGAAATTTGATAAAATACCTAATTTAAGAGCTGTTTTTACTCCAAACGGAACAGTAACAGCAGCAAATGCTTCTACAATCAATGATGGTGCTTCGGCTGCAATCTTGATGAGTGGAGAAAAAGTAAAAGAATTAGGACTTACACCAATTGCTAGAATTGTAGATTTTGCTGATGCAGAACAAGAGCCTCAATGGTTTACAACTGCGCCAACGATAGCAGCTCCAAAAGCTCTAAAACGTGCAGGACTTACAAAAAATGATATTGACTTTTTTGAAGTAAATGAAGCCTTTTCTGCTGTAACAATGGCATTTAATAAAGAATTAGAAATTGATCCTAAAATCGTAAATGTAAATGGTGGTGCAGTTTCTTTAGGGCATCCACTTGGCTGTTCGGGAGCTAGAATTGTTACTACTCTCTCTAATGTTCTTAGTCAAAATAATGGTAAATATGGCTTGGCTGCTATCTGTAATGGTGGTGGTGGTGCTTCAGCAATCATTATCGAAAATTTAAGCAAGTAA
- a CDS encoding DUF1987 domain-containing protein encodes MENFFLEGTNKTPQLDFNSNEGRFLIAGRSIPENSIEFYKPLFEWLDNYVKQAKSNTILDVKLEYFNTSSSKCLVEIFRKLEALQQKNDNVLINWFYEEDDEDMQESGEDFQEIIDVKIVLNQMEEED; translated from the coding sequence ATGGAAAATTTTTTCTTAGAAGGCACAAATAAAACACCTCAATTAGACTTTAACTCTAACGAAGGGCGATTCCTCATTGCAGGACGCTCTATCCCAGAAAACTCTATTGAGTTTTATAAACCTCTCTTTGAGTGGTTAGATAATTATGTCAAGCAAGCAAAATCAAATACGATTTTAGATGTAAAATTGGAGTACTTTAACACAAGCTCTTCAAAATGCTTAGTAGAGATATTCAGAAAATTAGAAGCTCTACAACAAAAAAATGATAATGTGCTTATCAACTGGTTCTATGAAGAAGATGATGAAGACATGCAAGAATCTGGAGAAGACTTTCAAGAAATCATTGATGTAAAAATTGTCTTGAATCAAATGGAAGAAGAAGATTAA
- a CDS encoding BamA/TamA family outer membrane protein has protein sequence MKITIYKTFIVLLLAALFPFLAQAQNQSEINANTTKENVQDSTKLDSKGKKHETETFFEKLIDYVEFRNKADKQEDSTRFRSKFVISPVLSYKPETSWGFGIGAKWLFKFKNATQDTRTSNMPISALYTLKKQIVISSGYTVFFNHENWMLKGNIGYSNFPQQYYGIGNNTATKNEEIFEYNNILIEPLLLKRIVGNFFLGGGIRYNNIWKMEYDEDGLLEQEKPLGYDGSISAGLEIAATYDNRDNVLNALHGSLYEFRHAFYGKQLGGVPFDLTKVDLRHYFLLSKKREGVLALQGYGYFSDGRTPLGELAALGGSELMRGYYKGRFLENNMLAAQMEYRFSVFEPIGMVVFAGAGEVYHQVSDLRLNDIKVAYGAGLRLKIVKSENLNIRFDVAKGEKFNFYFGIAEAF, from the coding sequence ATGAAAATTACTATTTATAAAACCTTTATAGTTTTACTTTTAGCTGCTTTATTTCCTTTCCTCGCTCAAGCTCAAAATCAATCAGAAATCAATGCAAATACAACTAAAGAAAATGTACAAGATTCTACAAAATTAGATTCAAAAGGCAAAAAACACGAAACAGAAACTTTTTTTGAAAAACTTATTGATTATGTAGAATTTAGAAATAAAGCTGATAAACAAGAAGATTCTACTCGTTTTCGTAGCAAATTTGTTATTTCCCCTGTTCTTTCTTACAAACCTGAAACAAGCTGGGGTTTTGGAATAGGTGCAAAATGGCTTTTCAAATTCAAGAATGCTACTCAAGATACACGTACTTCAAATATGCCAATTTCAGCACTTTATACACTCAAAAAGCAAATTGTTATCTCCTCTGGTTACACTGTTTTTTTTAATCATGAAAACTGGATGCTCAAAGGAAATATTGGATATTCTAATTTTCCACAGCAATATTATGGAATTGGAAATAATACAGCTACCAAAAATGAAGAAATTTTTGAATACAACAATATTCTTATCGAACCTTTACTCCTAAAACGAATTGTTGGAAATTTTTTTTTAGGAGGTGGAATTCGATACAATAATATTTGGAAGATGGAATATGATGAAGATGGATTATTAGAGCAAGAAAAACCCTTAGGATATGATGGTTCTATCTCAGCAGGATTAGAAATTGCAGCTACGTATGATAATCGTGATAACGTCTTGAATGCTTTACATGGTTCATTGTATGAATTTAGACATGCTTTTTATGGAAAACAATTAGGTGGAGTTCCTTTTGATTTGACAAAGGTAGATTTACGTCATTATTTTCTTTTATCAAAAAAACGAGAAGGTGTTTTGGCATTACAAGGTTATGGTTATTTTAGTGATGGACGTACGCCTTTGGGAGAACTAGCTGCACTTGGAGGAAGTGAACTTATGCGAGGCTATTACAAAGGACGTTTTTTAGAAAATAATATGTTGGCTGCACAAATGGAATATCGTTTTTCTGTTTTTGAACCTATCGGAATGGTTGTTTTTGCTGGTGCTGGTGAAGTATATCATCAAGTTTCAGATTTACGTTTGAACGATATAAAGGTAGCTTATGGCGCAGGACTTAGATTGAAAATTGTAAAATCTGAAAACCTAAATATTCGTTTTGATGTTGCCAAAGGTGAAAAATTTAATTTTTACTTTGGAATTGCAGAAGCATTTTAG